The sequence CTCCCTGTCGGCCCCCTCAACCGGCATCCGGATTTCATCATCGTTCACCCCGCGAACGGCCTGCTCGTGCTCGAGGTGAAAGACTGGCGCCTGGAGACGATTGTTTCGGCGGACAAGACAAAGGTCGAGTTGCTGACCAGTCGTGGTGTTGTACGGGAGAGCAATCCCCTCGAGCAGGCGCGCAGGTATACGTTCGAGGTCGTGCGCACGCTGGAGCGCGACGGGCAATTGTTGTTTCCGCCCGGTCATCGTTTCGCGGGCCGGTCCATTGTTCCGTTCGGCTTTGGGGCCGTATTCACGAACATCACGCGCAAGCAGTTCGATCAGACCAATCTCAAGGAGGTGCTGGCCGAGCATCTGTGTCTTTTCAAGGATGAAATGACGGAGACCGTGGATCCCGAAGAATTCCGGACCAGATTGTGGCGCATGGTTCATCCGCGTCCCGAACAGCCGCTGTCCATGCCGCAGTTCGACCGCCTGCGGGCGCACGAAGGCGCTGATGGTCGTCTACGACGACATCCAAGCCATCTACAAAGGGCGCGAACGCCCGGTATGGAGCCAACTCGGAATTGAGGCCAAGGGCAGAACGAGCGTATTGAAAGTCAACTACCGCAACACTGCGCAAATCGTCGCCTTCGCGAAACGCTTCGCTGCAGACGTCATTGGCGCTCCGGGCATCACGGCCGACGATGAGCGCGCCATCCTGCTGCCCGAAGATGCGGGCCGGCAGGGAGTGGAGCCCGCCGTACGGCGGTGCGTGAGCATCGACGCAGAGGCTCACTGCGTCGCCGAGTGGTTTCTCGATAGGAAAAAGGCCGGGTACGAGTGGTCGCAGATGGCGTGTCTCTACACCGAGCACTGGATCGGCGGGCGGGTCGGGCAGATACTCGCCAGGCATGATGTGCCGATCGATATGGCCAAGGACAACCGCAACAGAGTTTCGGTCAAGCGGGTGGCCGTGCGGTTCTTGAGCATGCACACCGCGAAGGGGCTGGAGTTTCCCTGCGTCGCCATTGCCGGCTTGGGCTTGCTCGGCCGCCACGGCGAGACCGTCGAGGAGTGTGTCCGGGTGACCTATGTTGGGATTACTCGAGCGACTCACGAGGCGCTCCTGACGTATTCGAGTGAGTCGGAATTGGTGCAGCGTTTGATCGCGTAGGCCGGCCGCGCGGGCGCTCTATCACCCGTAGTGTCGTCGATCGAGCGGCGGATCACCCGCTGCACGTCCGCATTCGAAAGAAACAGATCGTGGTAGGTTTGCGCGCCGCAGCGCCGCCGCTGATGACGAGATCGAGTGGACCCGCCTTGCATTCACTCCGGCGCAAAATGCGCCACATCGCGCCGTCGCTTCCGCGCCGCGCGATTGTTGCATGACGAGCGCATGGCTCGGGCTCCCCTCAACGCCTGTTCGAGCGGCGATCGCGAGAGAAGCCCTGCCGTAAGTCCTGGCCGCAAGTTCAGTGATGCGCCGAAACGCTCCTGACGGTCTCGGTCAGCATATCACCCGACGTGGAATGACCGACGTCACCCAGGCTGATGATGCCGACCATCCGCTTGCTCTTGTTGATCACCGGGAGCCTGCGGACCTGCAGCTTCTCCATGTGATGCATCGCCTTGGCGAGGTCATCGTCCTCGCGGCAGCAATGGATGCCCTCGGTCATCACGTCGCGCGCTTTCGCGCGGCCGGCATCGAAGCCGTGGCTCGCGAGTCCTTTGCAGACGATGTCGCGGTCGGTCACCATTCCGACCAGCTTGTCATCCTCGCCAATCGGAATGCAGCCGATGTCATGCGCCCGCATCAGCTTGGCAAGCTCGGTGATTGGGGTGTCGGGGCTGACCCAGTCGACACCCTTGTGCATCACGTCTTTGACCTTCATGGCGCGCCTCCGTTCGTGGGTTTCAGTCGCGTTGATGCAATGCAGCGGCACCCCCATCTTCCGAACTCCGACCAGACGAGCGCTCTCGCCGCCACCTGCTCAGGTATGACGGCGCTTCGCGGCCAGAGTTCCCGCCCAGGATAGCAAGGGCAATGGGCGGTGTACAAAATCTTCAGTCATGCGCGCTGAAGCGCCCGTGCGGTGCGTTGGCCGTCAGGCGCGCAAACTGCGTGTGACCCATATGAAGCAGCGTCTCATGATCGCCGGCTTCCATATAGATGTCCGGCTGTGCCTCGATGCTGTCGTCGACGATGATATCCAATCCGTAGCATTTGCCGACGGCAGGGACTGCACCGTGTGCACAGTCGCTGAACAGCCGATTGATCTCGGTTTCATCGGCCATGTGGACATTGTCGCCGAGGCTTGTCCTCAGGTCCGACAGGCGGAGGTGGTGCGATGCGGGCAGGACCGCCAGCATGTATCCGCCATCGCGCCGCAACACGATGCCCTTGGCGAGGCGGTCGCCCGAGATATGGCATGCCTGGGCCGTTCGAGCGGACGTCATGCTGAGTTCGTGCGGGATCACCTCGTACTGGATGTTCTCAGCGGCGAGGTATTTCTGGAGCGTGGGAGCAATGGCCATGGCATCACCTCCGATGCTGAATGGAAACCATCCACCGTGAGGTCGACCCTGCAGACTCTCGCCATACGATGGGCGGCTGCCTGACTAGAGACCCAACATAGGTCTTCCATCCGCAAGCTGCAATTCATTTCCCCTCGGAGCCGCAGCGAGCGTGCGCAGGAGCAGGCTTTTCGCGCGGCTCGGCGCGGGTGCTCTCTTACGCCGTCGTGCCGTCGATCGAGCGGCGGATCACCCGCTGCACGTCCGCATTCGAAAGAAACAGATCGTGGTTGATGATGCCCCAGCCTTCCTGCGAGGCATCGACCACACGCACACCGAGCCGCGCGATGGCGGCCTTCTCGGCGGCGCCGACCCGGGTCATTCCACCTGCGATCTGGCCCGACAGCGCGAGTGCCCGATCGTTCGTCGCGGCGATCACGGTGATCTTGCCGGCCAGCGGGCCGATGCGCTGGATGGCCGACGAGAACACGTCCATGTCGATATCGGGCGCGGCAAACACGACCGCGCCGATCCTGCTCGTGACCGTGTCGCCGTATCGCGCATAGAGCTGACGCAGGCTTTCGAGGGTCAGCATGGTTCCCATGCTGTGCGCAACGATGTGCACGCGACCGCTGCTTGGCGCCGACACGAGCGCAGAGAGCACGCGCTCGAAATCGTCGCGAGACCACATCGCGCTGTCGCGGTCATAGGCATAGTCGAACAGTCCTGCCTTGGAGGGCCAGGAGAATGCCATGGTCCGGCCGCGGAACTTGATCCCATCGGAGAGATGGGCGGCATCCAGCACCGCCGTCTCGAATGTCTGCTTGAAGCCGTGCACGTAGATCAGCACGTCGCCTCCGCCGGCCTGCGCAGCGAGATCGCCGGCGTCGGCCGACACCGGTTCGATCCGATCGAGACGCCAATCGCCGAGTCCCACCGAGGCGAGGGAAAGACGGCTCTCGTCCGGGGCCACCAGCCTGGCCCGCGCGACCGTCATGCTCGTCGCGCGCTCCGGCCCGAACCAGGGTTTGGTGCGGCCGCCGCCCACGGGCTTGCGCGTGGTGGTGACGAGCAACGTGGGGTCAACGGAGAGGGACGACGCGTCGAAGCGCGCGCCGGTCGCGCCTAAGCCAGCGCATCCGCCGAGCGCGAGGGCACTCCCTGCCGACGCAAGTCCGCCGAGGAGAGCGCGGCGCGAAACAGAATGACGGGAGTCGGGTTGCAGAAGACGTCGGACGATCACACGGAACCCCAGGGAACTATGCCCACCGTAAGCCGCCCCGCCTGTCTCACTGAATGACAATGGGGGCGAGAAGACGGCAGGACCGTGCAGAGTTACTTCGCGGATGCATGCACCATAGCGTCCGCGTGCCGCGCCGATCGTGAAGACCGATCCGCAGTGCGGTGTCGGCGGGGGTGGATGGGAGCTACTGACGTCGGGCAAAACAGCCCGTGTCACTGTCAACCTCTCGCCACAAAAATATTCCACTTTACCGAAATTCGGATTTGTCGTATGTGTCGCCCATCCCAGCCCACCAAAGGGGCGGTCGTACGTCGTTTCGAGCGCGGGCTGGGTTGCGGTGGACGCGGGCGGCGTTAAAGGCGGAGCTTGCGCGTGCAGGGCGAGATGAACCTCGTGAGCATGGCGCGGACCGCGAAGACGGACGGCGCTCAAGTCCTGTGGTGCCTCTGGCGAAGCAGGGTCAGTCCGCGTACGGCGAAACCGTGTGGTCCTGGCCGTCGTTGCTACGGTCAAGCCCTGGCGAAGGCGTCATCGCGTCAACTGGCGCGGTGCCGTGACTTTCGCGGAGGCGAGGGAGGCCAGAAGGAACTTGGCTCCCGGGAGAGCGCGGCATAGGCCGTCAGACCATCGCGCAGGGAAGGCCTGGTTTCGGCTGCCCTGTGTCTCCCCTGTGCATTGCGTGTGCATTCGTTCAGGGCAGGGGTCTTATGGGTGCCAGCTGGCGCCCGGTCTTCCCTGCGCCCTTTCCCAAGAGAGGGTGTGAAGCGAAGCACAGCTCGGGCAGATCCTGCCGCGAGAGCGCGGGCGCGTGCCGATTGGACCGGCGAATTGACGCAGCGGCGTTGTTGCGCTCCGGTCCCGATACACGCCCTGCGTTCATCGGCCTCACTTACAAGCATGCAGCATCGGCATCGGTGGTGGTGGTCGTTCTCTCCAGAATCTGCACTATGCGCGCCGACGTGCCTCCGGAGCTGCTGCCGGGCCTTTGGAGGTTTTTGCAATGGCTTTTCGGAGTGACGAGATGAGCGGTTTGGTGATCTCTGGCGGCCGGGTGGTGGATCCCGCGAGTGGGATGGATGCCATCGGCGATGTGGCGGTGGTGGACGGCAAGATCGCCGCTGTCGGCACGGGGCTTGGCGGCGCCGAACGGGTGATCGACGCCACTGGCCTGGTGGTCGCGCCCGGCTTCATCGATCTCCATGCCCATGGCCAGTCGATCCCGGCCGACCGCATGCAGGCTTTTGACGGCGTCACGACGACGCTTGATCTCGAAGCCGGCGTGCTGCCGGTCGGGTCCTGGTATGAGCGCCAGGCGCGGAAGGGCCGCGTGCTGAACTATGGCGCCGCCACCAACTGGGCCTTTGCCCGCATCGGCGCCATGACGGGCTCCAATGCGGAGAGCTCGCTGGAGGCGTTCGGCAACGCCATGCGCGATCGCCGCTGGATGGACAACGTCGCAACCGATGCGGAAGTCGCCGGCATTCTCGAACGCCTCAACCGCGGCCTGAACGAGGGCGGCATCGGGATCGGCATCCTCAATGCCTATGCGCCGGGCGCCGGCGTGCAGGAGCTGACCGCGGTGTGCCAGCTCGCCGCGAAGCAGGACGTGCCGACCTTTACCCACGTCGCTTTCATGTCGCGCATCGACCCCGAGAGCGCGGTGGAAGCCTATATCCGCCTGATCGGCTATGCCGGCGCCACCGGCGCGCACATGCACATCTGCCATTTCAACTCGTCGAGCAAGACCGACATCGAGCGCTGCCGCGTGCTGGTCGAGAAGGCGCAGGCGCAGGGCCTGCCGATCACGGTCGAAGCCTATCCTTACGGCACCGGCTCGACCGTGCTCGCCGCCGCCTTCTTCAGCGATCCCCAATTCGTCGAGCGCAACGGCACCGGGTACGATTCCGTGCAGCGCGTGACCGACGGCTACCGCTTCCACGATCGCGAGGAGCTGCTCAAGGCTCAGGCCGAAGAGCCGTCATCGCTGGTGCTCTGGCACATCCTCGATACCGAGCACAATGCGCATCACCGCGACCTGCTCGACATGTCGGTGCTCTATCCCGGCGGCGCCATTGCCTCCGATGCGATGCCGTGGACGACCTCGGACGGCAAGACCTACACTGGCGACGCCTGGCCGCTGCCTGATGACGCCACCTCGCATCCGCGCTCGGCCGGCTGCTTCACCAAGTTCATTCGTGAATGGGTGCGCGAGCGCAAAGCGGTGTCGCTGCTGGAAGGCGTGCGCAAATGCGCGCTGATCCCGGCGGAGATCCTGTCGCAGAGCACGCCTGCGATGCGCGCCAAGGGCCGGCTTGCCAAGGATGCCGATGCCGACATCGTCGTGTTCGATTACGAGAAGCTGTCGGACCGCGCGACCTTCACGGCGATGAACCGCCCGTCGGAAGGCGTGCGGCACCTGATCGTCAGCGGTCAGCCGCTGATCAGCGACGGCATTCTGGACGTGAACGCGCGGCCGGGGAAGCCGGTGCGCCGCCCCGTCGTCGAGGGCTAAGCCATGCCGGTCCCCGTTCTCCTGGTGACGGGTTTTCTCGGGGCCGGCAAGACCACGGTCGTGAACCATCTGCTCGCGCATTCAGAGGGGCGACGGATCGCCGCCGTGGTCAACGATTTCGGCGCCATCAACATCGATGCGGAGCTGATCGCGGGCGCGAGCGACGGCGTGGTCAGCCTTGCCAATGGCTGCATCTGCTGCTCGCTCGAAGGCGATCTGCTCCGCACGCTTGCGACCCTGCTGCGGCGCGATCCCAGGCCTGAGTACATCGTCATCGAGACCAGCGGCGTCGCCGATCCCGCCGACATCGTGCGCAACCTCATGGACCCGGTGATCCTGCGCGAGGCGCCGCTCGAAACCGTGCTTTGTGTGCTCGACGCGGGGACACCGCCAGCCGCCCTCGATGACGCGCTGCTGCGGTCGCAATTGCGCGTCGCCGATATCGTGGCGCTCAGCAAGCTCGATCTGGCGGACGAGGGCGCAGCCGCGCGGATGCGCGAAGCCATCCGCGCCCAGCGTGTCCCCGCCGTAGTGGTCGATGCGAACCACGGCGAGATTCCGTCTGCGCTATTGTTCCCCGCAGCCGTCGATCGCGCGCCAACCCCGCGCGAGCCGGGACCGAAACGGCCGGCCGAGGAACGTTTCGAGACGCTGAGCTGGACCTCCGACCGGCCGATCTCGCTGCCGCGCCTGCAGCAGGCCATCGGCCGGCTCGCACCAAAGCTCGCGCGCGCAAAAGGTCTGTTCGAGACCGTCGAGCAACCGGGACGCCAGATGGTGTTCCAGTTCGCCGGCGGCCGCGCCACGCTCGCGCCGGGCGAGGCGCCGCCGACAGGCGTGCCGCGAACGCGGATCGTCTTCATCGCCGAGCTCGGCGTGCTCTCGCAGGCCGAGCTCGACTGGACCATGGAAGCGTGCGTTGCCGGCGGCTGAGGCGAGGCGGTAGGGTCAACCGCTTCCGCCGTCAGCCACCGCCTCTCCTCTTGCCGAGTCGATCCGAGACTGAACAATGCCTCCAAATATCCCGCCAGCCCCCGCTGATGCCGCCTCGCGCCGCGCTGCCAAGCCGGCCATCGTCTATCCGGCCGGGACGATGCCCGGGCCGGATATGGCCGCGCTCGAAGCAGCCCGCCGTGCGATGGTCAAGACGCACGAGCTCATCGTGCCGCCACGCGATGCCCGTGCCTTTCGCGTGGTGCGCGGCCAGTTCTTCCGCATCGTCAGTATCGAAGGCCCTCAGGTCGGCGACCTCAATCTCTGGAACGCGGACGATCTCTCCGAGCGCTTCTTCAGCGGCAAGACCCGGGCGCTCCATGGCACGCATGTCGGCACCGGTGACCGGCTCTGGAGCAATATGCCCTATCTTCGGCCGATGGCGACCATCAGTCACGATACGCTCGGCTGGTACGGCTTCGACGCGGACGGCGCCGGCATTCACGATGTGATCGGCACGCGCTGCGACCCTTATACAAATCTCCTGTTGAACGGCACGGCTTACGATTTTTGCTGTCACTCCAACCTGTCGCGTGCGCTGGCGACCGAACTGAAGATGGAGCCGCATGCAGTGGAGCATCATGTCCACGACGTGCTCAACGTCTTCATGTGCACCGGCTTCACCAAGGACACGCACCAGTATTTCATGAAGGCAAGCCCGGTCCGCCCCGGCGACTTCATCGAGTTTTTCGCGGAGATCGATCTGCTCGGAGCATTGTCGGCTTGTCCCGGTGGAGACTGCAGCGCAACCCATTCCAGCGATGCCGCGGCGTGCCATCCGCTCAAGATCGAAATCTTCGAGCCGGATCGAACGGCATTGAAGGGGTGGACCTGGCCCTCGCCGAGTGCTTATCACGGTCACCACGGGGCGCATGCGGGAAGCTGAGCCTCAATCCTCCACCGGCAATCCGTCGCCGTGCACATACCACGCCGCGCGGGACGTCCAGTGCACATGCCGATCCGGCGTCGCACCCAGCGGCTCGTCGAACGCGCCGGCGGTCAATTCTCAAGAGGCGCCGGCAATTCCGCGCCCGGCACGTTCACGCGAATTGCGCGATGCCGTGCCCCACCGACCAGTTCTCCTTGGGCGCGTCGAGCACGTTCACGAACACGTCCTCGGGCCGGATGCCCGGGCTCTCGCCGAGCAGCTCGGCGATCCGCCGGTACAGCGCCTTCTTCTGCTCGGGGGTGCGCGAGGCGAACACGGTGATCTGGATCAGCACGGCGTCCTCGCTGCGGTTGACGCCGTAGGCATTGCCGCAGCGGAAGTTCGCGGGCGAAAGCTCGCTGATGGTCATGAACTCGTCGCCATCAGGCACGTTCAGCGCCTCGCGCATCGCGCGGTAGAGACCGTCGAGGATCGCCCGGCGATAGGCCTCCGGCTTTCCGGCGCGCATCGAGATGTGGAGGAGAGGCATCGTACGTCCCTCTGCATGCGAGCCTGATCGGCCAGGCGCATCATCCGCGCCGGCCGCCGGCTTATTGACGAAACGGGATATCAATCCCAATTTGTTTTTGACACGATGTCGAGAAACCATGTTCTTGACGCTGTGTCAAATACTTTTGAAGGAGCAACATTTGAGGCCGCGCGAATTCGATCACGACGACGTCCTGCGCATCGCGTTCGACCAGTTCTGGCGCAAGGGCGTTCGCGGTACCTCGCTGTCGGACATCGCGCGCGACGCCGGTGTCCAGCGCGGCAGCCTCTACAATGCGTTCGGCAGCAAGGAAGCGCTGTTCCTTCAGGCCTATGAGCGTTACGCGGGCGACTATCTGCTCGCCCTGCAAAAGGCGCTCGGGACGGGGTCCTTGCGCAAACGTCTCACCGCGTTCTTCGACCTCACCATCAGCAATTTCCGCTCCGGCTCGCCGCCGCGGGGATGTCCGACCACGCGCGGCCTGATGGAGCTCGGCGCGGTGGAAGGCGAAGGGCTGGATGAAGAGGCACGCCAGGCCTTTGCGAGTCTCGTTTCCCGCATCACCGCGCTTGTTCAGGACACGTTGTCGGCGGGTGCGAAACGAGGCGAGTTCAACGGCAATCCGGCGGCCGCAGCACTGCACATCGTCACCGTGACGCGCGGTCTCGCCGTGCTCGAGCGCGCTTACGGCGACGAAGCTCAGCTGCGCAAGATCGCTGCACACACAATCGATCTCATGCTCGACAAGAAGGGCGGCTAGAGCTCAGCAGACCGCAAGCGCGTTGACTGCTCGTGTTGCCGCAATCTCGTTCTCGTTGCCGACGAATTGACTGACGACCGATTCAAGTTCGCCGGGCCGCTTGCTACGTGCGATCGCCAGCAATCGCATCAACTCCGCCTCGTCCTTCGACAGGCGCTTGCATGACGGCGGCATGAAGCACAGTTCGCACGGCCGGCCGCTGCGCAGGATCCTGACCAGCGCAGCTGCGCGCGCGACCAGCAGCGGGCTGTCGGCAATGCCGGGCGCTTCGTCGGCAAAGCGATAGGCCGCCTCCCAGCAATCCGATGCGCCGGTCGCATAGGCAGCTCCAATGAAGCGGAACAGCGACAGCGCGACGCGGCAGAAATCATCATAGCCTTCGACGCTTCGAGGGGTCGAAAGCGCGGCCTGCAGCGGACAGAGCCGCGACGGACCGGCTTCCGGATCCAGCGCAGAATCGCAAATGGCCTGCATCATGAACGATCTCGTCAGTGCAATGTGGCGCTGCCCACGAACCAGCTCTTCATCGCCATCGTCCGGTCATGGTCGCGTGAGGAGACGTGCCGGTCGGGCAGCATGAGGCCGGCCATGCGGAAGATGGTCGCGAGTCCCCGCACCGGCGCCAGCGCCCAATCCGCGCCCACCGGCGGTAGCCAGCACTCGAACTGCTCGCGTGCGACGTCGTCGCGCTCCTTCTGCGCAGCGGCGATTGCCCGCAAGATTCCGCACTCGCTCTCCGACATGCGCGGACAGGTGGGACAGTGCACCTCGATCGCCGTATGCGCCGTGCAGGCGAAGATCTCGATGATGGATTCCAGCGACGGCACGGCGTCGCCAACGCGAAAGTGGTCGTACACCTGCTGGATGTCGGCCGCCGTCGGAACGGCGCCGCCGCTTCGCGCCTTCGCACGAAATCCCCAGACGAAGAGCCGCTCCGCTGCGGTCAGTGCGGGCAGTTCGAGGGGCTTGGCGTATGTCGATTGATACATTGAGCCTCTGGCCTTTGGCGGCGCGCAGCGCTTCGGCTGCGCCGATGATCTGCACCGATCGTTCGGCCAGAGGGTCCGCCAAGTCAACGCTTCGAGGGCCGATATCGAGGTCTTCTAGATCTAAAGAGCCGGGCCGCGGTACGGCCGGCGAAGCCGTGTTTCAGCGGGCCTTCGGGAACCCGAATGCTTAAAGCTTTGCTAAGGGGCGCGGGATAAATTGGCATATCAGCCTTCCAATTCTTGCGAGCCCCGATGATCTTCTCCCGCATCAGTTTCAAGCTGGTCCTCATTGTCGGCATCAGCCTGCTCGGCATGATCGTGCTGGCGCCGGTCGCGCTTTCGACCTTGCGCGCGCAGATGATCGCCGATCGTCAGGCCAAGACGCAGCACATGGTCGACGTCGGCTACAGCATCCTGGCTCATTTCCAGAAGCTCGAGAGCGAAGGAAAACTGCCGCGCGAGCAGGCGCAGGCCGCGGCGATGGCCGAGATCAAGAGCCTGCGTTACGACAAGGTCGAGTATTTCTGGATCAACGACATGACCCCCAGGATGGTCATGCATCCGATCAAGCCCGAGCTCGACGGCAAGGATCTCTCCGGAATGAAGGATCCGGCCGGCAATGCGCTGTTCGTGGGCTTCGTTGACGTCGTCAACAAGAAGGGCGCGGGCTTCTACGGCTATCTCTGGCCGAAGCCCGGCTTCGACCAGCCGGTCGGAAAGATCTCCTATGTGAAGGGCTTTACGCCCTGGGGCTGGATCATCGGCACCGGCATCTATCTTGATGACGTCGACGCCGTGTTCCGCCAGAACGCGATGACATTCGCCTACATCTGTCTGGCGGTGCTGGTCGTGGTCCTCGGCGCCTCGTTCGTGATCGGCCGCAGTGTCACAAAGCCGCTCGCGAAGATCACAGCGCTGACCGAGCGCCTCGCCGCCGGCGACAGCGCGTTCGAGGTACCCTATACGGATCGTCGCGACGAGGTCGGCGGGCTCGCCAAGGCGCTCGCGGTGTTCAAGAACAATGCGTCGGCGGTGCAGCAGAT is a genomic window of Bradyrhizobium sp. CB1717 containing:
- a CDS encoding nuclease-related domain-containing protein, whose protein sequence is MAILIPSLGFARFDSRGELRLAERLKDFLEENAVVWHYLPVGPLNRHPDFIIVHPANGLLVLEVKDWRLETIVSADKTKVELLTSRGVVRESNPLEQARRYTFEVVRTLERDGQLLFPPGHRFAGRSIVPFGFGAVFTNITRKQFDQTNLKEVLAEHLCLFKDEMTETVDPEEFRTRLWRMVHPRPEQPLSMPQFDRLRAHEGADGRLRRHPSHLQRARTPGMEPTRN
- a CDS encoding 3'-5' exonuclease — translated: MVVYDDIQAIYKGRERPVWSQLGIEAKGRTSVLKVNYRNTAQIVAFAKRFAADVIGAPGITADDERAILLPEDAGRQGVEPAVRRCVSIDAEAHCVAEWFLDRKKAGYEWSQMACLYTEHWIGGRVGQILARHDVPIDMAKDNRNRVSVKRVAVRFLSMHTAKGLEFPCVAIAGLGLLGRHGETVEECVRVTYVGITRATHEALLTYSSESELVQRLIA
- a CDS encoding CBS domain-containing protein, translating into MKVKDVMHKGVDWVSPDTPITELAKLMRAHDIGCIPIGEDDKLVGMVTDRDIVCKGLASHGFDAGRAKARDVMTEGIHCCREDDDLAKAMHHMEKLQVRRLPVINKSKRMVGIISLGDVGHSTSGDMLTETVRSVSAHH
- a CDS encoding YbaK/EbsC family protein, whose amino-acid sequence is MAIAPTLQKYLAAENIQYEVIPHELSMTSARTAQACHISGDRLAKGIVLRRDGGYMLAVLPASHHLRLSDLRTSLGDNVHMADETEINRLFSDCAHGAVPAVGKCYGLDIIVDDSIEAQPDIYMEAGDHETLLHMGHTQFARLTANAPHGRFSAHD
- a CDS encoding alpha/beta fold hydrolase translates to MIVRRLLQPDSRHSVSRRALLGGLASAGSALALGGCAGLGATGARFDASSLSVDPTLLVTTTRKPVGGGRTKPWFGPERATSMTVARARLVAPDESRLSLASVGLGDWRLDRIEPVSADAGDLAAQAGGGDVLIYVHGFKQTFETAVLDAAHLSDGIKFRGRTMAFSWPSKAGLFDYAYDRDSAMWSRDDFERVLSALVSAPSSGRVHIVAHSMGTMLTLESLRQLYARYGDTVTSRIGAVVFAAPDIDMDVFSSAIQRIGPLAGKITVIAATNDRALALSGQIAGGMTRVGAAEKAAIARLGVRVVDASQEGWGIINHDLFLSNADVQRVIRRSIDGTTA
- a CDS encoding amidohydrolase family protein gives rise to the protein MSGLVISGGRVVDPASGMDAIGDVAVVDGKIAAVGTGLGGAERVIDATGLVVAPGFIDLHAHGQSIPADRMQAFDGVTTTLDLEAGVLPVGSWYERQARKGRVLNYGAATNWAFARIGAMTGSNAESSLEAFGNAMRDRRWMDNVATDAEVAGILERLNRGLNEGGIGIGILNAYAPGAGVQELTAVCQLAAKQDVPTFTHVAFMSRIDPESAVEAYIRLIGYAGATGAHMHICHFNSSSKTDIERCRVLVEKAQAQGLPITVEAYPYGTGSTVLAAAFFSDPQFVERNGTGYDSVQRVTDGYRFHDREELLKAQAEEPSSLVLWHILDTEHNAHHRDLLDMSVLYPGGAIASDAMPWTTSDGKTYTGDAWPLPDDATSHPRSAGCFTKFIREWVRERKAVSLLEGVRKCALIPAEILSQSTPAMRAKGRLAKDADADIVVFDYEKLSDRATFTAMNRPSEGVRHLIVSGQPLISDGILDVNARPGKPVRRPVVEG
- a CDS encoding GTP-binding protein, with the translated sequence MPVPVLLVTGFLGAGKTTVVNHLLAHSEGRRIAAVVNDFGAINIDAELIAGASDGVVSLANGCICCSLEGDLLRTLATLLRRDPRPEYIVIETSGVADPADIVRNLMDPVILREAPLETVLCVLDAGTPPAALDDALLRSQLRVADIVALSKLDLADEGAAARMREAIRAQRVPAVVVDANHGEIPSALLFPAAVDRAPTPREPGPKRPAEERFETLSWTSDRPISLPRLQQAIGRLAPKLARAKGLFETVEQPGRQMVFQFAGGRATLAPGEAPPTGVPRTRIVFIAELGVLSQAELDWTMEACVAGG
- a CDS encoding DUF1989 domain-containing protein, which gives rise to MPPNIPPAPADAASRRAAKPAIVYPAGTMPGPDMAALEAARRAMVKTHELIVPPRDARAFRVVRGQFFRIVSIEGPQVGDLNLWNADDLSERFFSGKTRALHGTHVGTGDRLWSNMPYLRPMATISHDTLGWYGFDADGAGIHDVIGTRCDPYTNLLLNGTAYDFCCHSNLSRALATELKMEPHAVEHHVHDVLNVFMCTGFTKDTHQYFMKASPVRPGDFIEFFAEIDLLGALSACPGGDCSATHSSDAAACHPLKIEIFEPDRTALKGWTWPSPSAYHGHHGAHAGS
- a CDS encoding tautomerase family protein translates to MPLLHISMRAGKPEAYRRAILDGLYRAMREALNVPDGDEFMTISELSPANFRCGNAYGVNRSEDAVLIQITVFASRTPEQKKALYRRIAELLGESPGIRPEDVFVNVLDAPKENWSVGHGIAQFA
- a CDS encoding TetR/AcrR family transcriptional regulator — translated: MRPREFDHDDVLRIAFDQFWRKGVRGTSLSDIARDAGVQRGSLYNAFGSKEALFLQAYERYAGDYLLALQKALGTGSLRKRLTAFFDLTISNFRSGSPPRGCPTTRGLMELGAVEGEGLDEEARQAFASLVSRITALVQDTLSAGAKRGEFNGNPAAAALHIVTVTRGLAVLERAYGDEAQLRKIAAHTIDLMLDKKGG